TTTCAATTGCTGCGTTGCCGCTGAGTACGGTGCCATCGACAGGGACAATGCCGTTGTTTATCAATACACAGTCGCGCGTTTGTAAGTTGTGGGTGCTGATGGTTTCTTGCTTTCCATCGCGCAAGCGCACGCAAGTGGATGGCAATGCGGGTTCTTGTGCATATTCGGTGAGCCGGTTGCGTGCTTGCGTTTCTAAAAAACGCGCGCCGAGCAAAAGAAAAACGAACATGGCGATGGAATCAAAATACACTTCGTTCGTTCCTGTTATAACGGCAATAATGCTGGCGATAGCGGCGGCGATAATAGCCAGCGCAATCGGAATATCCATGCTGATAAAAATACGCTGCGTATCATTGCGGAATGCATTAATGAGGCTGCGTTTAGCGTTGCTGAAAAAAACATCCGCACAATAAAACCACAGCGGCAGTGAGAGTAGCAGGGCCACTACATCTAACCAGCGTTGAATATTGGCTTCTGCACCGAAATAGCTGCCCATCGCTACCATGTGAATTTGCATGGCGAGGATGCCTGCTACACCGAGTCGCTGCAGTAGTTTTTTTTGCCGTGATTTGCTCGCCTCTTGTTGTGTGGTGGGTTGCCACGGCGCAGCGCGATAGCCAATATTTTGCAAAGCCTGTAATAGATCGCTGAGTGATAAGGCTTGTTTGTTCCAGCGTACGGTGAGCTTGTGTGAATGAAACTGTGCTTGCGCTTCGCTGACTGCTTTTAGCTGTAGTAGGCGTTTTTCTATCAACCAGCAACAGGAAGTGCAGTGAATGTCTGGAATAAATAATTGAATTTCGCTGATGTTTTCATCGATGACATGCAAGGCGCTTTGGTAATGCGCTTCTAACTCTGTAGACGAGAGCGTGATTTGCGTTGGGCGTTGTGGTTTTTCATCGCGCTGACGGTAGTATTGCCCTAGACCTAAGTTGTAAATGGTGTCGGCTACCGTTGCGCAGGCAGGGCAGCAAAAATAGCGAGTGGTGTTGTTGATGACAGAGGCGTAACACTGCGGATTATCACGCGGCAGCAGTTCTTGGCAGTGAAAGCAGTGCGTGGTGTCGGCGTTCACAAGTGCGCTTGCTTTGTTTTAATGCTGTGGCTGCGCATCCTTTTGCTCCAGCGTTTTGTTGATGTTTAAATCTTCTTGATAGTGATTTTTATCGATCACGGGATCGGCGTGTTTGACGGCGAGATAAATAAACACCGAACAAAAACTGATCGCAAACGCGAGTAATCCTAGGATGAACCATGGCCAGAATTGGCGATACCAAGGTTTTGTATCGGTGTGCCGAGGGTTGTTCATTGGATGGGTCCTGTGAAGCGACTTTCTTGCGTGATGCAATGTGATTGCTCGGCAGTATCCGCTAAGCAGGCGTTAAATTTCACATCAAAACTGCGTCTGCGCCATGCGTTGGCAGGCAAAGACAAACGCACGGGAACGCTGAGTTCTTCGCCGGATTCTACCCGCACGGCAGTTTCACCCATGAACTG
The DNA window shown above is from Cellvibrionales bacterium and carries:
- a CDS encoding FixH family protein; the protein is MNNPRHTDTKPWYRQFWPWFILGLLAFAISFCSVFIYLAVKHADPVIDKNHYQEDLNINKTLEQKDAQPQH